AGCTGCTAAGACTACTCGTATCGACATTGTCTTCAAGAAAGACTATAACTTGTTCGATTCAAACCAACCATTGTCTAACGATGTGTTGACAATCATCATCGATCCAGAAGGTCGGATTGAATACAAGATTGCTGCCAAGGCAACAACTGCTGAATTCAAGACTCGTCCTATCACTTTGAAGTGGAAAGCTTCTGATGAAGATAAAGCCCAAACTCCAGAACCATACGAACGCATGATTCACGATACCATGGATGGTAACGGATCTAACTTCGCTGACTGGAATGGTGTGGCGGTTGCTTGGAAGTTCGTTGATGCCGTACAATCAGCATGGGATTCTGTACACCAAGACTTCCCTAACTATGTTTCAGGCACTATGGGACCTGCTGCGTCTGACGAATTATTGGAACGCGAAGACCGTGAATGGATTTACAAAGGCTAATTACTAATATTTAACCGCAAAAAAGACTTAACCAAGCGCAAATGCGTGCGGTTAAGTCTTTTTCAATATAATTATATATAAAGATAACGCCGTTACAGCAACGTTATCAGTCCGTCGTCCCTACTTGTCACTCGCGCATCAATAAGATTCCAATTCAAACCACCATCTACATAATAAAAAATAGAGAAAAATAAGACGTTAGACCATCTAATTTTGCCCCATTTCAAATATTAACTAATTAATCCAAACCAGCCGTCTTTCGTTGCATTCGGTTTGCTTCATCAGCTACATACTTCAGAACTGTATGAAATTCTTTACGTGTCGCTTGTTCAGAAAAATGAACATAGTTACGATCATATTTATCAACAATTGCTTGTGCTAATTCTTTATCAGTCATCCAACAACTCCTCCAATTCTTCTTTGGTGTATTTCTTTTGTAACACTGTTTCTACATCGTTAGCATCAGAAATTATTTCTGATATGCGATTTTGATAATCCTTAATAACAATATGCAAATCTACGCTATCGCCTAATTTAGCTTTAACTAATGCGATATTTTCTCGTGATTTGAAATATGCTTCTATAAACACATCTTTAGGAATGTATCGCCCCTCAGTTCGCTCGCGTTCCTTAGTAAATTGCCACGCAATGATTGGATCTTGGTAGACAAAGTAAATGGTTGGTTGAAAATTATGGTGAATCGCACGTTCAACATTTGTTAAAGCACGACTGAATGCAAACGTACCATCTAGAATGAATGATAACTTTCGTTCAATCACCTTAGTATACGAAAATTCAACTAACCAAGATGCACCACGTTGAAACTCATCTGAGTTATCACCTGTATAACCCGGAAATTCAGCGCGGAATTCGTCAGCATCAATCCTAATAATATTCACGTATAGTTCAGACAACGCAGTAGCTACTTCTGTCTTACCAGCACCAGGAGTGCCAGCCATAAACACAGCTGCATGATCATCTTGTGATTCGACATCACCAATCAATTTTTTAAGAACTCTCGGCGGTGTTCCTTGGCATATACCACTGATTCATCATCCATTCTCATTCCTCACTTGTATTGTTCTACCCTCTCATTATACTCCGTACCGTGCTCTGCATACTTATATTCAACATTTTTAAACACTGAATATAAATCTCTTATCGATCCCAATTTTATCCGCCTACAATTTCCTTTGCAAGCTTAGGGCCGTGCAATTGACGAGCAACTAGACCTTTATGGTTGTAGATTGTATTGCGCCGTTAGCATAGTGTCAATAAGTTACCATTATATGATGTCATTTCGTTAGTAAAATTCGCCATAGAAAAAATAGGCTCAAGAATTTTTTAATCTTGAGTCCATTTTAACTTAATTACATTGGGTTTTGTCCTCTTTTTTTAGTTGCGATTAATGACATGTGTCTGGGCATCAATCTGCTTACTGATTAAACTTTGATTATCAAGCATAGCTTCGAGCAAACGTGTTTGTGCTTGGGCATTATACGCAGTTGTTGCCAAGTTTTCATAAAATTTAATGCCAATCTCCACAAAGAAATACCAAATACCGGCACCAATAAGGCCTCCAGCACCATACACGATTACCATTGCAGCTGGTAATGAACTATTAGCTGATTGAAAAAGTGCACTCATTGCAATTCCTGACAAAAAAATACCTGCCGCACAGACAATACCGACGATTCGCATCACTAGGACATACCCAAAGCCAACTGATCTTTCTCTTTCTTCTGACATATTCCTACTCCTTCACCGTTTTAACGCACAATTAACCTACTATGTAACCTTGCAGTCAATTTGTTTTTTCATTTACGTTACTTTATACATTAATTATACCTTTGTAACACCGATTAACGGAGCGATATGCTTACCTGATACTTCTGTTTGTAACGTCATTCGATGTAGTGCGAATTATTAACATTCCTTGCCGACATATTTTTTTCGATTTCTTGCTGGTGTAACCGCATTTTATTTTGTTCTGTCGCGGCCACCGCTTCATTTGTGAGCGCAAACTACACTGCTGTACCAGCCGAATTAACTAATCGCTACGGTATCGAAAACTTAATTGCACTGCGTTTGAATGACGACTATATGAACCGCGAAATTCCCGAACATACCATTGCTTTTATCAATCCCCCCGCAGCAATCATAAACGGCGATATTGTCGCCCTTGCATTTCCTGAGCGGAGCCACGCTTTACTGCGCGGCTATCATGAAAATGCGACATGGTTATTCGAACCTAGTAGTTATAACGTACTCAATACAAATCTGGCATATTCCAACTTAGACCATCAGCAAATTTTATTTCTCGGCAAAGTTATTGGTTTCACGCAAATATTATAAATAACCAAAAGGACCGTAAAATCAATTGATTTTACGGTCCTACTTTTGTTACATAACTTATTGGATATCGTCACCCGGTGTGTTTTGAATATTCCAGGTTACCGTTGCTGAATATTCGCCCGCTTTTACATTTGCGCTTGATGGTGCATAAATTTGCGCCCCACTAAAGGCAACTGCATCGGTATGTTGACCATTGGTACCATTATTTGCCAATAATGGAATCGTCATATTCGGCGTAACATTAATCTGATTGGCATCATTAGCCAACGTCGTACCAGACACGGGCTTCACTAGACTTGGTTGCAACAATTGTAATTGTGCATCCGGAATCGTGCTACCATCCCGTGTATTGGTAAAATCAGACATTGATACT
This is a stretch of genomic DNA from Periweissella cryptocerci. It encodes these proteins:
- a CDS encoding zeta toxin family protein — translated: MIGDVESQDDHAAVFMAGTPGAGKTEVATALSELYVNIIRIDADEFRAEFPGYTGDNSDEFQRGASWLVEFSYTKVIERKLSFILDGTFAFSRALTNVERAIHHNFQPTIYFVYQDPIIAWQFTKERERTEGRYIPKDVFIEAYFKSRENIALVKAKLGDSVDLHIVIKDYQNRISEIISDANDVETVLQKKYTKEELEELLDD
- a CDS encoding S24 family peptidase — encoded protein: MSANYTAVPAELTNRYGIENLIALRLNDDYMNREIPEHTIAFINPPAAIINGDIVALAFPERSHALLRGYHENATWLFEPSSYNVLNTNLAYSNLDHQQILFLGKVIGFTQIL